DNA sequence from the Halorussus limi genome:
CCCGGCGACTGCTCGACGAGGCCGACGTCGTCCTCCACGACAACCTCGTGGGCGACGACCTCGTGGAAACGATTCCAGACTGCACGACCCTACGGAACGTCGGCAAGCGACCCGGCGGCGAGCGGACGCCGCAAGCCGAAATCAACGAGATGCTCGTCCGGGAAGCGCGGGCGGGCCGCGACGTGGTCCGCCTCAAGGGAGGCGACCCGACCACCTTCGGCCGGGGCGGCGAGGAGGCCGAGTACCTCGCGCGCCACGGCGTCGCCTTCGAGTTCGTGCCCGGCGTGTCCAGCGCAATCGCGGGGCCGAGCGCCGCGGGCATCCCGGCGACCCACCGCGACCACGCCTCGGCGCTCGCGGTCGTCACGGGCCACGAGGACCCGACCAAGGCCGACAGCGCCATCGACTGGGAGGCGCTCGCCGACATCGTCTCGGCGGGCGGTACGCTCGTCGTCCTGATGGGCGTGGGCCGACTCCCGGACAACGTCGCGGCGCTCGAATCCCACGGCGTCGACACCGAGACGCCGGTCGCCATGGTCGAGCGCGCGACGCTCCCCACCGAGCGCACCGTGACCGGGACCCTCGACACCATCGTCGAGCGCGCCCGAGCGGTCGACGTGGAACCGCCGGCCGTCACCGTCGTCGGCGACGTGGTGAACGTCCGCGAGACGGTCGCCGACTGCCTCGGCGGGGCCGCGGGCGAGTTGGGGCCGGCGGTCGGCGTCGGCAGTCGGGCCGACGAGGAAATCGGGGTGAACCACCAGTGAGCGGCGAGCAGATCCGGAACGACGCGAGCGAGGCGACCGAAATCGACGGCGAGTGGCCGCTCCGTCGCCTCCTGACCGAAGTCGTCGGCTCCGGGCCGAAGACGGCCGACGACATGAGCTACGAACAGGCCCGCGAGGCGTTCGACCGCGTGCTGGTCGGGGACCCCGACGATGCCACGCTCGGCGCGTTCCTGCTGGCGAACCGCTGGAAGGAGAGCACGCCCGAGGAACTGGCCGGGTTCGTGGACGCGATGCGCGAGCGATCGGTCGTCTCGGCGGCCCCCGACGCCGACCCGGTGGACTGCGGCGGCAACTACGACGGCAAGCGGAAGACGGCCGTGCTGGGGGTCGCCTCGGGACTGGTCGCGGCGGCCGCGGGGACGCCGGTAGTCGCCCACAGCGGACCGTCGCTCCCCGCCAAGCACGGCGCGACCTACGGCGACGTGTTAGGCGAGTTAGGCGTCCCGACCGACCTCGACCCCGCGGCGAGCGCGGCGATGACCGACGAGGTCGGCTTCGGCTTCTACGCCCAGTCGCGGTTCAACCCGCTGGTCCACGACCTGCGGGAGACTCGCGAGTCGGTCGGCGTCCGGACCTCGGTCAACACCGTCGAGACGCTGGCGAACCCGGCGGACGCGAGCGTCCACTTCGGGAGCTTCTACCACCTGTCGTACGCCGAACGCATCGCGGGCACCGTCCGCGAGAGCCGAGAACTCCCCGCCGAGCGGGTCGTGATGGCGCAGGGCATCGAGGGGTACGACGACGTGCGCCCCGGCACCACGCGGGTCGCCGAGTGGGAGGCGAGTTCCGGGACCGAGGGCGGCCGAATCGAGGACGGCGAGGTGGAAACCGCCGACTTCGGCGCGGACTTCGAACGCGAGGAGTTGCGCGTCGACGACTTGCCGGCCGACTCCGCCCGCGTCACCGAGGAGGTGCTGACGGGCGAACGCGACGGCGCGTTCGCCGACGCGGTGGCGCTCAACGCCGGGTTCCGAATCTACGCGGGCGGCGACGCCGAGTCGGTCGGCGAGGGCGTCGAGCGGGCGCGAGACGCCCTCACCGACGGGAGCGCCGCGGAGCGACTCGATGCGCTCCGCGCGTTCGAACAGTGACTCGGTAGATAGATTTTCCTGTGCTTGGGGTAGGCGAACCTGTTTTAAAGCAATGTATCGTCACCCGACGGGCGCGAGCGCCGACGTAAACGCTTATCTGAATGCTCGCTCAACTGGCTCTCGATGACCGAAGCCGACCACCGTCTCCGGCGACTGCTCGACGGGAGAACCGACAGCGAGCGCCGAGCGCGGAGCGAGCGATGACCGCCGTCGCCTTCGTCTGCGTCCAAAATGCGGGTCGAAGCCAGATGGCGACCGCTTTCGCCGAGCGGGAGCGCGAGCGACGAGGGGTCTCCGAGTCGGTCGAAATCGTCACCGGAGGCACCGACCCCGCCGACCACGTCCACGAGGAGGTGGTCGAAGTGATGGCCGAGCGCGACTTCGACCTCTCGGACCGGACGCCCCGCGAAGTGACTCACGAGGAGTTGCAGGACTGCGATTACGTCATCACGATGGGCTGTTCCGCCGAGGACGTGTGTCCCGCGACGTGGGCGGGAGAGAACCGCGACTGGGGGCTCGACGACCCCGACGGCCGGGACCTCGACGCCGTGCGGGCGATTCGAGACGAAATCGAGGGCCGCGTCGCCGACCTGTTCGACGAACTCGCCGACTGAGTTCGAAACGTCCGTCCCCGAGTAGGAAGATTCTTCCCTCCGCGTGTCCCAGATTCCCCCATGAGTGAGTTTACTGTACGCGGCAAGTTCCAAGCCAGAGACGGCTGGCAGAAGTTCGAGACTAGCATCGACGCCGAGAACGAGAACGTCGCCGAGGAGCGAACCTACACCAACTTCGGCAGTCAGCACGGCGTGAAGCGCACGCAGCTCGAAATCGAGGAGGTCGAGGCACAATGATGGGCGGCGGGAACCCCGAACTGCAGGAACTGTCCCAGCAGCTTCAGGAACTCGAAGAGCAGCAGGAGGAACTCGAAGGCGAAATCGAGGACCTGAAAGACGAGAAGGACGACATCAGCGAAGCCATCGACACCCTCGGCGCGCTGGAAACCGGTTCCATCGTGCAGGTGCCCCTCGGCGGCGGCGCACACGTCCGAGCGGAAGTCCAGGACCTCGACGAGGTCGTCGTGGAACTGGGCGGCGGCTACGCGGCCGAGCGCGACGAGGAGAGCGCGGTCGAGACCCTCGAAAACAAGCAGGACACCCTCGACGAGCGCATCTCGGACCTCGAAGACGAGGTCAGCGAGGTCGAAGAGCAGAGCTCCGAACTGGAGCAGAAGGCCCAGCAACTCCAGCAACAGCAGATGCAACAGCAGATGCAGCAGATGCAGGGCGAGCAGAACGGCGAGGACGAGTAACCGGCGATGTTCGACAGCCTGAAGGACAAACTCGGGAGTTTCCGCAAGGACGTAGAGGAGACGACCGAGGAGAAGGCCGAGGAAGCCGAAGCTGAAGCCGAGGCGGAAGCGGAAGCAGACGCCGAAGCGTCCGCCGAGTCCGAGGCGTCAGCCGACGCCGAGACGCAGGCGGCGGCCGAACCTGAAACTGCGGAGTCCGACGACGAGGAGGAGAGTT
Encoded proteins:
- the cobA gene encoding uroporphyrinogen-III C-methyltransferase, which produces MSHPNQNATTGTAYLVGAGPGDPELLTVKARRLLDEADVVLHDNLVGDDLVETIPDCTTLRNVGKRPGGERTPQAEINEMLVREARAGRDVVRLKGGDPTTFGRGGEEAEYLARHGVAFEFVPGVSSAIAGPSAAGIPATHRDHASALAVVTGHEDPTKADSAIDWEALADIVSAGGTLVVLMGVGRLPDNVAALESHGVDTETPVAMVERATLPTERTVTGTLDTIVERARAVDVEPPAVTVVGDVVNVRETVADCLGGAAGELGPAVGVGSRADEEIGVNHQ
- a CDS encoding anthranilate phosphoribosyltransferase, coding for MSGEQIRNDASEATEIDGEWPLRRLLTEVVGSGPKTADDMSYEQAREAFDRVLVGDPDDATLGAFLLANRWKESTPEELAGFVDAMRERSVVSAAPDADPVDCGGNYDGKRKTAVLGVASGLVAAAAGTPVVAHSGPSLPAKHGATYGDVLGELGVPTDLDPAASAAMTDEVGFGFYAQSRFNPLVHDLRETRESVGVRTSVNTVETLANPADASVHFGSFYHLSYAERIAGTVRESRELPAERVVMAQGIEGYDDVRPGTTRVAEWEASSGTEGGRIEDGEVETADFGADFEREELRVDDLPADSARVTEEVLTGERDGAFADAVALNAGFRIYAGGDAESVGEGVERARDALTDGSAAERLDALRAFEQ
- a CDS encoding low molecular weight phosphatase family protein, coding for MTAVAFVCVQNAGRSQMATAFAERERERRGVSESVEIVTGGTDPADHVHEEVVEVMAERDFDLSDRTPREVTHEELQDCDYVITMGCSAEDVCPATWAGENRDWGLDDPDGRDLDAVRAIRDEIEGRVADLFDELAD
- the rpl18a gene encoding 50S ribosomal protein L18Ae encodes the protein MSEFTVRGKFQARDGWQKFETSIDAENENVAEERTYTNFGSQHGVKRTQLEIEEVEAQ
- the pfdA gene encoding prefoldin subunit alpha, whose product is MGGGNPELQELSQQLQELEEQQEELEGEIEDLKDEKDDISEAIDTLGALETGSIVQVPLGGGAHVRAEVQDLDEVVVELGGGYAAERDEESAVETLENKQDTLDERISDLEDEVSEVEEQSSELEQKAQQLQQQQMQQQMQQMQGEQNGEDE